The region gtcTCCGTCACGATGAGGCTAGCCCGTTTTTACAGGTCCTTCGGTTGCATCATTTTCGTTGTGGCTAATGCTTGTTTCAATATTAACAATTGTTTTGTTAGGATAAGGTATTCAGTTGTGTCAATTTTTGTGGTTAATGATATTAGATTTTGTGAAGGACTTAAAAGCATGTCCTGcaatttctttttcattttagAATTGATGTTCGTGTTTTTGTATTATTTATTACTTGTTTCTTTTGCTCCattaaattttttaaaaagtCAAGAAAAGTTTCTTTTAGTCTCATTTATTTTAATCATAATATGATTAACATATTGGACTTGGTCTTTACATATAAGCTTAGGCCCATGAGTTACTCCCACACCTCCCATATGTTAtaatcactacgccaaaaactggaatagacagcgcaccttagatgacgctttattacaaaagcgcactctaaagtgaagcgaaaaaataaggagcgaacaactggaatagacaacgcactttagagggcgcttttgtaataaagcgccctctaaggtgaagcgaaaaaataaggaggagatagagggacaacaatacagggcgctttttagaaagcgccctctaaggttacccttagagggcgcttttaaaaaagcgctctataagtccatgtgcatttccagtttataaagcgcttttggaaagccttagagagcgctttcataagcgccctcttaggccccctttagagggcgtttttttccacaagcgccctctaaggtcccctttagtaagcattaaaattataacatactgcgcgttttgttatttcactctctgttattttcgttctttttcacgttagggttctcactgctacgattttcgctacttctaaggcgttctccttccacctctgttagatctacgatgtttcctccttctattaattcgttgttagctgttcgattttgacaccataggtatttttctaatcttcatatgGGTCTTTTATAATTAATGCATCACTATCTTTTCTTTTTTTACTCTCTTACAGGGTAAGGAGTATGTGTTCGTTGCCAATTCAGATAACTTGGGTGCCCTAGTTGATTTGAGTATCCTTCCTTATGTTTTATTTTCTATTACATTTTGGTTGTATTGCTTGTTTGTTATTTATACATGCAAAGGGTATCTCAAGTACAGCGGTATCCTTGACTGGTTAATCAAGAAATCTTAAATCATTTGATCCAGAACAAGAATGAATATTGTATGGAGGTAAATAAAGATAGATGTTATCAAGAAACTTCCATTTAGATTTAGACCTACAtaatattgattttttttcttgGTGCTTGTAATACAGGTGACTCCCAAGACATTGGCTGATGTGAAGGGTGGCACTCTTATTTCTTATGAAGGAAGGGTTCAGGAACGTATCTGTTGCTCAATTCATTTCTTCTCAACCAAAATTTATTTGATTAAGTCAGTAAACTTATGATCAATTAGAATCTTAAGGTATTGATGCTAAGTGACATTATCTTTGATTGTTTAATGCAGCTCCTGGAAATTTCCCAAGTCCCAGATGAACATGTAAGCCACTAAATCTGTCTTGTATTCATTCTTAGATCATTTCCCTTTCCCAAGTGTAGGCACTAGATAATTGTTTTTGTAAATTATAAAGCATAAGGATCTGGGTTAACTATGCGGGTTTTTATGACTAAGAAGGAAATGACTCGTCTGCTTTTAAATAGCTATATTTGGTTGGCTGTCAAGGACCTTTAAGTTGAATTGGTGCTAAAAAGTTGTTAAATACTTGTTTGACCGTAAAGCTCATGGCTAGGCAAAACCAGTTATTAATAATAGATCAGGAAAGTTAAAAGACTCACTGCTGTCATTTTGAATAAAATAACACTATTTATTTAATGGAAATTTTGAAGGTCGGAAATCATATATTCAACATAAGGAACTATGGAGAGTTATGAAGCATCATTTATTCACTAAACCCTTTTACACTGTCAGCTCTTGTTTTGATAATAGCTCCTATGTTGAGAAAACAAAAAGCCTATTGAATTGAACGAGACTTGGCGACATCTTATGAACTATAATCATGAATTGTCAATATTCTATTTTAAAGTTTTATCCACCGTTGACATTAATGATGACTCCTTAATTAGGATTTAGAGTGACAACTGGGAAGTGAGTGATATGATGTTCAAACACATATTTGCAATTTTTTTGGGGTTTATTTGTTACCATGAGAAGTAATAAAGTGGATCTTTATCATAATATTGTTAACAAAATCTACCCTACCCTCTCCATTTCCTCTCAGTTTACCATCCTCAAATTGATGCTCACTTGATAAAAGTGTGCAACACTTTTTTGACCATGATATTCTCATATTTGATCATAATTTATGGTAGCTGTAACATTCTTGTAAATTATGATGGCAAGTTATTGGCAAAGATGTTGAGAATTTTTTAGCTTGATCAATCAATGCCTGTTTTCTTGCAGGTCAGTGAATTTAAGTCGATAGAGAAGTTCAAAATTTTCAATACAAATAACTTGTAAGTTTTGTTGGTTTGCTCCCTGATTATTATAGATTATATTCACATTTGGCGTGCTTACTATTGACAACATATGATTTACAGATGGGTGAACTTAAAAGCAATTAAAAGGCTTGTTGAGGCTGATGCTCTGAAGATGGAGATTATTCCCAATCCTAAGGTTAATATCGATCATTTTCAATAGACAGGCAATAGCTCATCTTTTCCgtttgttttattttcttttatagGGTTGCTATAGCGTTGGCTAGTCGCCCGACTCTTTGACATTAAGATCTAAATTGCTGACAAAATTTGTGAATTTAGGAAGTTGATGGAGTAAAAGTTGATctgaagttaaagttccagaagggtactcttcaaatattagaagacttgtgtctatgaaagacctcaagttaaagagtttaaagacccatgattatataaggggattacgcagcaaatcgagtcagttgcataaaaaagaaggtataaacacaattatatgatatttatgcatagaaaatattaattcttgatcttatacttcacctaactaattttatgatattttaggttcatgctattgatattgaacaaaaagaggttgttgctaagaatactgcggctagcaaaaaaaacatacatctcagagatgcttttgctacttagttttatttctttttaagttatgaattggttgtatatttagaatctttagaagttaaacgattatatatcagtggattgttgtatatgtatggattgttgtatataaggcttgttgaatgcaatgtgtgaaaaagggcttcaaattatacagttttaggtgtactgcttcaatatacaggttgtctaaaataaataaataaatatagcgctttttaaaaaaaaataattaaataaccacccactttagagggcgctttccaaaataagcgccctctaaaccctttaaatttccactttagagggcgctttccagtaaaagcgccctctaaacgCTTAAAattttccactttagagggcgctttccagtaaaagcgccctctaaacccttaaaagtttccactttagagggcgctttctttaaaaagcgccttctaaagtggcccttaaagggcttaaagagccactttagagagcgctttcaccaggaaaaaagcgctgtctttacctatgccagcgccagattagagggcgctttaaagcgctgttataggccaaaaaaagcgccctcttttcccttatttggcgtagtgaatcCATGTGACATTGTAAGTAAAATAATTAGTTATTGATATTTTGTTTTTCATTGCACGTAAAATCCGATTTTTGAACAATGGATTCGGCAATTTCATGTCGATATTCCTCCAAAATTTCAGTATATCAATGGAATATTTTCACTGTGTTATGATCTTATGTATGATATTAATCGTGTTGTCATCATGCGCAAACCGATTTTGAGCACATTGCGATCAATTCAGTCCGAATCATTTTAAATTGATATTGCCACTTATTTCTTCCTCttttaactaaattaattaatttattaaaattttgtttaattaattttaattaacttagttatttgatttaattcaataactttgataattaattttaattagttcaattaatcgaattttaataatttaattttgataattaaataTTGATCGATTTATTCCACTATCATTTCATAATACAAACTCGATTTCATCATCAATTTCAAACCACTTTAACTCACTAAAATCACACGATTTTCGATTCAATGTCGAATCCATTTTCcacacctttgtaagtcgatgcttttagcatcgccatcaaccgCACATAGCTTACTCTTGTGCTTTCTAAAAATGAGACCTATCGATTATAATTAAATCGATTAGATGATTAATACACCGAGTACTTCTATATAAATCCGATTAACCGtgcaaattcaaattatttttcaaatCAATATAACTTCTAAGGACTTTCTTTTATAACATAAACGTTGGAGAAAAAAGAGAAAGGGAGGTGTTCACTTCACTATCTCTCGAATATTTGAATGATTGACGCTTTCCATATTTCTCAAATCTTGTCGTCCgattaaatttttttaaataaacttggataaaggaatggGTGCCGCTCGCCTCATTGAATTAGCAAGTGGGAGGTGTTCGCCTCACTACCACGCATATTCAATTTTTGCAAACAATTTTTCAATAATAATTTGAATgaaaagggagtagaaggcgctctccttattattcctcgaaagattgaatgattggtgtgcaccatatGGCTCAATCTTTTGTCGTTATTCTAAAAAATACCAAACACATTAAACCTTATTTCTCACCCCCATGCGATCCATAACTtaactcttttcaaaaagaaaattgcttaatcCTTTCTAGTGTGTAcacaaactagcgcttaagtctCCACCGCGAGCATGAAAGCCAACATTTAACCACTAGGACGCGATCCAATCACTTGTTAATTAAAACACACTCAACCAATCAAATCTCTTTTCTCGCCCCCATGCGATCGaaaaccttttcaaaaagaacattgtttaatcctttctaacgcgcacaacaaactagtccttaagcctccgccgagagtagacatgccaatgtttagcctttagaacgcggTCTAAACAGTCATTTATtaaaaaaacaccaaccaaccatagttccccgaactacgaatgctctgatttccttattgcactataaggatacgtaggcacgagattgcgagatcttggcgagcacgctaataaaaaacctccattTTCCCCCCTTATGAGGTCTCAATCCATCtctattttaatattttattcactcgaagaaaacaaataacattcagctaacattcaaatctcaaattagaactaaaaggttcccattgagtacaacgaacgtgaggggtgctaataccctccccttacgtaatcgactcccgaacccgaatatggttgcgatgaccattattctattttcaaaggttttaactatattttcctattccttcattggaataaataaagcTCGGTAGagactctgttcgaactaattttttccgtgaccatcgcaaggaatcgtatttttcgagatgcgataATATGGAGTTAAACTTAATTTCTTTAAGAGTTGTTTTTATGGGATGCATGAATGAAGTTTTTTGACCATGTTTAGGGCTTCTTACACTATAAATCTGGTAGCTTTCCCTTTAAGTATTTAGGGCTCTCGGTGGATGCGAACCCTAAAAAAATAAGGGACATGGGATCCCTCAGTAAAGGTTATGCCTAAGAGACTTAATTCTATGAGGAATAGGTTTGTGAGTCTAGGAGGGAAGGTGGTCCTATTGAATTCTTTCTTGAACTCAATTCTtatttttcctttctttcttGAAGATGTCGGATAAAGCATGAAAGAAGTTAGTTGGGATGTAAAGAAATTTTCTTTGGGGAGAGGTAGCTTGAGTGAAATGAGAAGATGAGTGAAAGCGTAAAAAGAAAGGTGACTTAGGGGTTAAGGATCACAAATGAGTAAATGGAAATGGAGGATTTTTTGGGACAATCGATCCATGTGAAAGAATATAGTCTCTTCTTGTTATGGATAACATGTGTGTGTTACCCCTATGGGGGGTTGTGTGGCTGGTTGAGGAAGACTTGCTATTCCATCCTAGAACCAGAAATGGATACAGTTGGTGAACTGGTTTCTCTGAACCTGTGGTGTTGATCTCAATTATGACGGCACGAGGTGGACTTGCATGGTTAGTGCTCTAACGCCCAAGTCAGTTCAAGACTCAAAATTAGCATAGTGAAAAATGATGATCATAGAATGTAACTTTTATTTTGCACGAACTAACTTTATACCTTAGGTCAAGTGGTGAATTTGATATGAATTAGGCCTTTTCAATTTGAACCTTTGGCCGACCTAGAACAATTGCCCCAAAGGCTTTGTCAGACACTGAGTGAGTCGGGGAAGCCTTCAAAGATTTGGTTGGCCTCCTGGATGTTGTTAGGTATAAGCAATAACTGAAATGTTTGAAGTCAGATGAAAAAGAAGTGGGAAACAAGCATATTAAATGCAATCCCATTATTTTAATGTTTCATTGCCTTATTTTGACATGTGTGCTAACACGACAAGTTAGGGCATGATGCGGCTTATAGTGAACTTCAGTGCACTCAAGATTGCGAATATTCCCAAGGAGAAATCCATTTGTTGATCTTGCAACTCCCCTCTCTAGTTGATCTGAGTCGTTCAACTGCCATCAACTATAAATAGGAGGAGTGAAGCGTTTTGGAAAAAAATTCGCGATCCCTAGCATTCAATTTATTCATAGTCACTTTATTGGGAAATGCCTTAAACTCTTCTTTCCCAAGAGTATTAATCAACACCATCACAGTTTCTTCATCAAAATCTCTGCTCTCTTCACTCAGACCATTTTTTACCACCCTAGACTCGGGCTTTTTCTTCAGCATTTCCTGATTTAAGTAAGGACTAGTGATAACACCATTAATAAAGTAAGTGACCCTGGAAGTCATACTTTTTTACTACGAGAATGGGAGAATCCCGTGATTCTCACCTTTCTCCGCTCGCTCATAATCGCATGGCCCCATAAGTGATATCCTTATACAATGATTTTGACTCAAAAGGGTATATGGGAATAACCTAGAGGAATGAGCTTATTCGTTCGACTCGTTAGAGACCCTTTTATCACATGTGAGTGGAAAGGTGAATTGTGTTGAGGTCTTTATGCCCCCTTTCGTCTTGATTGAGGAGGAAATATAGGCTATCCAATAGACGAAGGAGCGCGTCAATGACTTCATTCAACTTTCCATGAGAACCATCGGCACAAACCTAACAATGTTGAGGTGAAGTTGATTAGTTCATTCCGGTGCACATTCTTATACTATTGTACTTAGGAATTTCTATAGTTTGTTTTATTAATTTTACTATTTTATTgtgtttttagatttaagtttatttttgcctttattttaattttgtatttTGTTTTCAGCATTAATAGTTATTTGAAACATATTCATTATGCATACCATAACATGAGCTACGAGAATCAGATTGATGCGTTCTAATATACGTTGGAAAGATAAGAGAAAGAAatacaagtttcatgttgaagtcaaaagcaaATTCAGAGTGAAGGGGGGAGGGGTtgaataattcgttgaagtttcagacttaattaaaatagttagtttgggccGGTTTTTGTAATTTTAGGATCGGATCCCATAAGAGCCCGAATTTCCCTTTTGTTTTATAAGGATTGTCGCTGCTACTGTTCACTCTCTAATTATTTACTGTTCATGAAATATTTCTAAAGCTTTGTACAAAAACCTATGAAGAACTAATCACTTTTGTTGATCTGCTATATTCAAGTTCCGATACATGGGATTAATATAACTTTGCATTTTACTTTCTATTCCTTTCAATTCTACTATGTGTTTATCATTTTCCTAATTTGATTTATCACATAGTAATTTTGTTTGGTTCGATTGATTTATTGTTCCCTAATTTTGATTGTGTATTACTGTATGCTTAATCCATTAATTCGCTTTATTCTTAACGGATTGCTTAATTCGGAGAATAGGAAACataatttttataatttaattCGTGCTTGTTGATTGATATTATGATCGAACAGGGATGGAATCCTCTTAGGGCAATGAAGTTATAATAATCGATGATAGGTAGGATCTGAATCAGTATATCAGCttatttttataatcactttCCATAATCACttttttataatcacttattctGAATCAAATATAAACCCCCCAAATCGATTCCAGTAGGTTAATAATAATCCAAGAGTTCTTACGATACAATACTCGGGTGTCGCCTCCCTAACTACAATTTTATTTACAGttttttgacccgtgtgcgacagcaGATCAAATTGGCTCACTCAGTACAAAAAAAATGGAGTTTTGTGACACATAGGCTGCGACGGCCACTCACCACCGTTTCAACTGCGGTTTTGGATGTAACATCCTAAACCCTGAAACttatataaaaataattactCAAAAATTTAAGGTGCCACCTCGACAACTAACCAGCAAAACTTTTAAAAACATTTAACAAGATGCAGCGGAAATTAACATAATAACAACTTCAAATTGAACTTCTGAAATAAAGTATTAAACTTTAACATCACAATTCGACACCAATTTAAAACATAACAATGTTTCTGATGTTACAAGATCAGAGAAATAAATTATTAAAGTACAATAGAATGATAAATAAACGAAGGTAAGATCCAAGAAGATATCTTCCACTCACATCAACAAAATTCTACTCTTGATTATCTGCAAGATGTCTAGGATGGACAATATAAAGCAAAATCGGTGAGAATAAACTTCAATATAAAACGTCGTAAAGAAATATGAGGGTAGGTAAACACACAACACATCACACATTCAATACATAAACCACACCATGTCAATCTCATACCTTTTCATCATAAAATATCTATATAGATATGCATGCAATGTGATCTCACGACATCGACATTATGCACGTGGTACCAATAAACGATGGTTCTTCATACGAACTGAGTCCTAACATTTGAACCCTGAGCCCTCCCATCCAAGCTCCAAACAAATCACTAGTCCCAACGTATGAACTTCTGACTCGCCTCTTTCACAACAATGAAAACATATGATGTAGAGCATATGATAATGCAACGACAAGAACACAACAATGATTATAGCCTCACTTCTAACTGTAAACAATCATGTATTTAAAAGCATCAACAATGGTTCTCACTCTTAACTATGCATCTTAACGATCATCAACAAGTACTGACAACACTTCGCAACATAATCCACACATCTAATAAACATCCACATAAGACTCAATTATATTTATTCAATAAAATGCACTGATTCGTATCAACAGAAACACATAATCTAAAATTGTACATGCAGTACCCATCTCCAAAATAGCACACTGTCACAAATTAACTCGAAATTACTCAATTTTGTATTGTCACTCTCGTTGGGCGAGCTACAGCTTGTTGTGCGAGCTCTTGATGGGCACGCATCATAGAACCCAAAACCCTTCACTCTGCATATCTTTTTGGGCGAGCTCTCGTTGGGCGAAGTTCATCCTCACTAGGCGAGATTGCACCGACTAGAAACCCTAAAACACAATTTTCCACCATTGATTCCCTATTAAAGCTACGATTTAAACACCAATCAATCCCAAACGCATGAAAATCAGTCATACATATTACTACATTATTAAAACACTCAAATAGGCACAAATTAACATATGTTACATCGACTTAATTCAAAATCATCATCTCCttcaacaataacaacataaaTCATAAGAACACCAAATTTCATAATTCAATCAGATAGATTCACACAAATTTGACATGAAATCAATACACAAAATTCACAATACAAGGAACATTCAAAACAGATTCATCATAATTTGTAACTAACATACATACACACCCTCAATTgggaaaaataaaagaaaacttAGAGGAGGAGGATGATCCTTCTCTATCCT is a window of Lathyrus oleraceus cultivar Zhongwan6 chromosome 6, CAAS_Psat_ZW6_1.0, whole genome shotgun sequence DNA encoding:
- the LOC127096989 gene encoding UTP--glucose-1-phosphate uridylyltransferase-like yields the protein MLSDIIFDCLMQLLEISQVPDEHVSEFKSIEKFKIFNTNNLWVNLKAIKRLVEADALKMEIIPNPKEVDGVKVDLKLKFQKGTLQILEDLCL